The Brachionichthys hirsutus isolate HB-005 unplaced genomic scaffold, CSIRO-AGI_Bhir_v1 contig_1058, whole genome shotgun sequence genome contains a region encoding:
- the LOC137915243 gene encoding COP9 signalosome complex subunit 7a-like isoform X2 — MEVEQLLSLSGSALAQAVSALLETPGLYVFSDILELPNVRELENGPHAPVYQLLNLFAYGTYCDYKERAASLPELTPAQRNKLRHLSIISLASNLKCLPYSLLLQQLELKNVRELEDLLIEAVYCDIIQGKLDQRNQQVEVDCSMGRDLGPNELPNIINTLQEWCTGCEAVLCGIEEQVSRANQYRESQLKVKVQVETEVSNLQKTLKASAASPSSGPAPAGAATNQDADQPAEPRDPASSQEPRQPGKKSSKVKGLRGSGKIWSKSN; from the exons atggaggtggagcagCTCCTGTCTCTGTCAGGCTCAGCACTGGCCCAGGCTGTTAGCGCGCTGCTGGAGACCCCAGGCCTCTACGTCTTCTCTGACATCCTGGAGCTGCCTAATGTCAGAGAG CTGGAGAACGGCCCTCATGCACCTGTGTACCAGCTCCTCAACCTCTTTGCCTATGGAACCTACTGCGACTACAAAG AGCGAGCCGCCTCTCTTCCGGAGTTGACCCCCGCACAGAGAAACAAACTCCGCCATCTGTCCATCATCAGCCTGGCGTCCAATCTCAAG tgCCTGCCGTACTCGCTCCTCTTGCAGCAGCTCGAGCTGAAGAATGTGCGggagctggaggacctgctgaTTGAAGCCGTTTACTGTGACATCATCCAGGGTAAACTGGACCAGAGGAaccagcaggtggaggtggactgcagCATGGGCCGTGACCTGGGTCCCAACGAGCTCCCAAACATAATCAACACACTGCAGGAGTG GTGCACGGGGTGTGAGGCGGTGCTGTGTGGTATTGAGGAGCAGGTTTCAAGGGCAAACCAATACAGAGAGAGCCAGTTAAAGGTCAAAGTTCAAGTGGAAACAGAG gtctCAAACCTACAGAAAACGCTAAAGGCCAGCGCCGCCTCGCCATCATCAGGCCCCGCCCCTGCCGGAGCCGCCACCAATCAGGACGCAGACCAGCCGGCAGAGCCACGAGACCCCGCATCCTCTCAGGAACCCCGACAACCAGGCAAAAAAAGTTCAAAGGTGAAAGG GCTGCGTGGCAGTGGCAAGATCTGGTCCAAGTCCAACTGA
- the LOC137915233 gene encoding PILR alpha-associated neural protein-like: MERCSISPVARLTTPCRLLSLLLLSLATQPSSCNRDNSESEGQVDTLSVQLSVTAQVTPTPLWAVVWGPTQPLEDETYHLLPSQDTDPLHQHGSQQEASTITSKDWPYSDTSVQPREEVLLESRDREGVEDGGTAAEEKEPDEVDPQFYVTVTISSLLILTAVVIAAKLCYDRSCSQHPPPLSRGVAPPLSLALPRSLASEDSRQTLHSTSSSFTDRER, translated from the exons ATGGAGAGATG CTCCATCTCTCCTGTTGCACGACTGACCACCCCCTGCcgcctcctttctctcctcctcctttctttggCGACACAGCCCTCCTCCTGCAACCGTGATAACAGCGAGAGCGAGGGACAGGTGGACACCCTGTCCGTCCAGCTGTCTGTCACGGCCCAGGTCACACCCACCCCACTGTGGGCCGTGGTTTGGGGTCCCACTCAGCCTCTGGAGGATGAGACTTACCACCTCCTCCCCAGCCAGGACACAGACCCCCTGCACCAGCATGGGAGCCAGCAGGAGGCCAGCACCATCACCTCCAAGGACTGGCCTTATTCTGACACGAGTGTCCAGCCCagagaggaggtgctgctggagtcAAGAGACCGGGAGGGAGTGGAAGACGGAGGGACGGCGGCAGAGGAGAAAGAGCCTGACGAAG tggACCCTCAGTTCTACGTCACCGTGACCATCTCCTCCCTACTCATCCTGACGGCCGTTGTTATTGCAGCCAAACTCTG TTACGATCGCAGCTGTTCCCAGCATCCGCCCCCGCTTTCCCGTGGCGTGGCTCCCCCACTCTCCCTCgccctccctcgctcccttGCTTCGGAGGACAGCCGGCAGACGTTGcacagcacctcctcctccttcaccgaCAGGGAGAGGTAA
- the LOC137915242 gene encoding T-cell surface glycoprotein CD4-like, translating into MKNLIQGILIVINVLLSTSGAEAVTYAQVGGTVTLKPPEGIRLQRHYLFWRFGNMELAWRNIFGGTWFSNDEKWKGALSLSEGALIIRGVKQEHFGTFSCEAKENGQTVASSTRTLLKLTVTKSPTSPLLPGETLSLFCDAEAPSGLAKPAVHWLNPQGEQKKTSQGQVKVTASGQHSGEWTCVVTNGAKEIQAKASVAVVDMSPAPLHPQYTSKSSPLSIPCSIASYTSWDQIKTKGIQGGNWHFYPASGSGVPSAAPQRLFSLSLKNPLSWKSDQDRGLTPEPGLKAGVLSLARHEGREDDSGVYVCSLTFNSNVTLRRTVNISVLQIRSSSGPDLTAGQQVNLTCSLGHPLPSGLRLKWFPPEQSHPLASDHRSTHLTVPHVGAADGGVWRCELWRNGTRLTSAKIVLKIDHTMSLWMQVIICSVAVIVVLILIFIVYRCRQRKMTHPRHRLCQCKNPKPRGFYRT; encoded by the exons ATGAAGAACTTAATTCAAGGCATCCTCATCGTCATCAATGTGCTCCTGTCAACCTCAG GGGCAGAAGCGGTGACATACGCCCAGGTCGGAGGGACTGTTACCTTAAAGCCTCCAGAGGGCATTCGATTACAACGGCATTACTTGTTCTGGAGGTTTGGCAACATGGAGCTTGCCTGGCGCAACATTTTTGGAGGAACTTGGTTCAGTAACG ATGAAAAGTGGAAAGGTGCATTGTCCTTGTCTGAGGGCGCACTGATTATCAGAGGCGTCAAACAGGAACATTTCGGGACGTTTTCCTGTGAAGCAAAGGAGAACGGTCAAACTGTGGCCAGCAGCACACGCACGCTACTCAAGCTCACCG TGACAAAGAGCCCGACCTCGCCTCTGCTGCCTGGAGAGACTCTGTCCCTGTTCTGCGATGCAGAGGCTCCTTCGGGTCTCGCCAAGCCAGCAGTGCACTGGCTAAATCCCCAGGGAGAGCAAAAGAAAACCAGCCAAGGCCAGGTCAAGGTGACGGCGAGCGGGCAGCACAGTGGGGAGTGGACCTGTGTTGTGACAAATGGTGCAAAAGAAATCCAAGCCAAAGCCTCTGTGGCAGTTGTGG ACATGTCCCCAGCTCCTTTACACCCACAATATACGTCTAAATCCTCGCCGCTCAGCATCCCCTGTTCCATTGCCTCTTATACCTCCTGGGACCAAATCAAAACGAAGGGCATCCAAGGCGGAAACTGGCATTTCTACCCCGCATCCGGCTCGGGGGTCCCGTCCGCAGCTCCACAGAGGCTCTTTTCCCTGTCTCTGAAGAATCCGCTGTCATGGAAGTCAGACCAAGATAGAGGCCTGACTCCAGAGCCAGGCCTGAAAGCGGGGGTTCTGTCTTTGGCCAGACACGAAGGGAGGGAAGACGACAGCGGAGTCTACGTGTGCTCCCTGACATTTAACAGCAACGTGACCCTGCGCAGGACCGTTAACATAAGTGTGTTGcaaa TTCGCTCCTCCTCAGGGCCAGACCTAACGGCTGGCCAGCAGGTCAACCTCACCTGCAGCCTCGGCCATCCGCTGCCCTCCGGCCTGCGGCTGAAATGGTTTCCCCCTGAACAGTCCCACCCGCTGGCGTCTGACCATCGCTCCACTCATCTCACCGTCCCCCATGTGGGTGCAGCAGATGGAGGAGTGTGGAGGTGTGAGCTGTGGCGGAACGGCACACGGCTAACCTCAGCTAAGATCGTTCTGAAGATCG ACCACACGATGAGCTTGTGGATGCAGGTGATCATATGCAGTGTCGCAGTCATCGtagtcctcatcctcatcttcatcgtctATCGATGCAGACAG CGGAAGATGACACACCCTCGGCATCGACTCTGCCAGTGCAAAAA TCCCAAGCCCAGAGGATTCTACCGAACGTAA
- the LOC137915239 gene encoding opioid-binding protein/cell adhesion molecule-like — protein sequence MNVILSLVLAAFPAAADVFLASPGRSATIECGGDTSYSNLAWFHKNELILKVRRNGVPSKGKALIVRRTSLQNTKLVIMKVTESDAGMFTCEVDGKSHQHALLVATVSTSPPGELRLGSKATLRCEVKGLMEGSTVQWKNPFGSPHTGAELNPVTRSHHGSWNCTFSHNGVTYNERLVVKVTGPAPKTPSPNLSESSDDTPNAPPTTGVANAPPNAGLLLGLSWWMWVVILVGGGVVLLLLLVAVICLYKRIKRKKRKLLKMRNGHQPLTPRQYCQCNRRPTAAAKLEQRHRRKRQSVPPPSLQLLLAE from the exons ATGAATGTAATCCTGTCTTTAGTGCTGGCTGCTTTTCCGGCAGCCGCCGACGTCTTCCTGGCATCCCCGGGACGGAGTGCCACCATCGAGTGTGGGGGAGACACGAGTTACTCCAACTTGGCGTGGTTTCATAAAAATGAACTGATTCTTAAAGTCCGGAGAAACGGCGTTCCTAGTAAAG GCAAGGCTCTTATTGTGCGTAGGACAAGTCTGCAGAACACAAAGCTGGTGATCATGAAAGTAACGGAAAGTGATGCCGGAATGTTTACATGTGAAGTGGATGGAAAGTCTCATCAACATGCACTTCTCGTAGCCACAG TCTCAACCAGCCCCCCTGGGGAGCTCCGGCTGGGCAGTAAGGCCACGCTCCGGTGTGAGGTCAAAGGTCTGATGGAAGGATCTACAGTACAGTGGAAGAATCCATTTGGGAGTCCACACACAGGAGCTGAGCTGAATCCAGTGACCCGCTCACATCACGGCTCGTGGAACTGCACGTTCTCCCATAATGGGGTGACATACAATGAGAGACTGGTCGTCAAGGTTACAG GGCCTGCTCCAAAGACACCTTCACCGAACCTTTCCGAAAGCTCGGATGACACCCCCAATGCACCCCCCACCACAG GTGTTGCAAACGCCCCGCCCAATGCAGGGCTGCTGCTGGGCCTCAGCTGGTGGATGTGGGTCGTAATTCTAGTCGGCGGCGGCGTGGTTTTGCTTCTCCTTCTCGTCGCCGTCATTTGCTTGTACAAGAGGATCAAAAGGAAGAAG agAAAATTGTTAAAGATGAGGAATGGCCACCAGCCACTGACACCGAGGCAGTACTGTCAGTGTAACCGCCG TCCAACAGCTGCTGCGAAACTGGAGCAAAGacacaggaggaagaggcaatcagtaccccccccctccctgcaacTCCTCCTAGCGGAGTGA
- the LOC137915243 gene encoding COP9 signalosome complex subunit 7a-like isoform X1, producing the protein MQVCEMTAVCSTRLTSKMEVEQLLSLSGSALAQAVSALLETPGLYVFSDILELPNVRELENGPHAPVYQLLNLFAYGTYCDYKERAASLPELTPAQRNKLRHLSIISLASNLKCLPYSLLLQQLELKNVRELEDLLIEAVYCDIIQGKLDQRNQQVEVDCSMGRDLGPNELPNIINTLQEWCTGCEAVLCGIEEQVSRANQYRESQLKVKVQVETEVSNLQKTLKASAASPSSGPAPAGAATNQDADQPAEPRDPASSQEPRQPGKKSSKVKGLRGSGKIWSKSN; encoded by the exons ATGCAAGTCTGTGAGATGACGGCTGTTTGTTCAACGCGCCTAACATCAAAG atggaggtggagcagCTCCTGTCTCTGTCAGGCTCAGCACTGGCCCAGGCTGTTAGCGCGCTGCTGGAGACCCCAGGCCTCTACGTCTTCTCTGACATCCTGGAGCTGCCTAATGTCAGAGAG CTGGAGAACGGCCCTCATGCACCTGTGTACCAGCTCCTCAACCTCTTTGCCTATGGAACCTACTGCGACTACAAAG AGCGAGCCGCCTCTCTTCCGGAGTTGACCCCCGCACAGAGAAACAAACTCCGCCATCTGTCCATCATCAGCCTGGCGTCCAATCTCAAG tgCCTGCCGTACTCGCTCCTCTTGCAGCAGCTCGAGCTGAAGAATGTGCGggagctggaggacctgctgaTTGAAGCCGTTTACTGTGACATCATCCAGGGTAAACTGGACCAGAGGAaccagcaggtggaggtggactgcagCATGGGCCGTGACCTGGGTCCCAACGAGCTCCCAAACATAATCAACACACTGCAGGAGTG GTGCACGGGGTGTGAGGCGGTGCTGTGTGGTATTGAGGAGCAGGTTTCAAGGGCAAACCAATACAGAGAGAGCCAGTTAAAGGTCAAAGTTCAAGTGGAAACAGAG gtctCAAACCTACAGAAAACGCTAAAGGCCAGCGCCGCCTCGCCATCATCAGGCCCCGCCCCTGCCGGAGCCGCCACCAATCAGGACGCAGACCAGCCGGCAGAGCCACGAGACCCCGCATCCTCTCAGGAACCCCGACAACCAGGCAAAAAAAGTTCAAAGGTGAAAGG GCTGCGTGGCAGTGGCAAGATCTGGTCCAAGTCCAACTGA
- the LOC137915245 gene encoding F-box/WD repeat-containing protein 7-like, with translation MPEAAARRGGGGGRGGGADISIRWERTASASVSDQRLQEEDAEFTSLRSSWEKAKFRLRLLEGHNDIVTCVAAVDNLVVSGSRDTTVKVWHVPTATEHKNLGGHTGGVTCLSAPPPEYCKRLSSSLSLSNKERFILSGSSDCSVKIWALSIGQCVKSIYTFNAVTALCFVPEEDGCIITGSDGGKVQVWSWYTFENCQSVNAHQEAVSSVQSQGPLVFSGSAEGGVSVWENRCSDRDPLRLLHHWSGRVAGSGGGLGGRLILSPRGDRVFLAHGQAWIKILNWRTGTMSRLTNHSSVTGVTDCAHQTGGLLIGSCYDLLNGESSLNLFSLPQCQYLVSLTWPDAPRILCLASWTTGSGDHRWVTGGRNLIVWEQLPGSRKQRGDVTVKRDSRLESCLLESEGDSDDEEDSDDCVDDDSGEGRDRQGDGAGDGTAASWLRCVLQ, from the exons ATGCCAGAGGCGGCTGCcagacggggaggaggaggaggacgaggagggggaGCAGACATAAGCATACGGTGGGAAAGGACGGCGTCGGCCAGCGTGTCCGATCAACGACTTCAAGAAGAAG ATGCTGAATTTACATCCCTCAGATCATCTTGGGAGAAGGCAAAGTTTCGCTTGAGGCTGTTGGAAGGTCACAATGACATCGTCACCTGTGTGGCTGCCGTTGACAACCTGGTGGTTTCTGGAAG CCGAGATACGACAGTGAAGGTATGGCACGTTCCCACGGCGACGGAGCACAAGAACCTGGGGGGTCATACTGGTGGggtcacctgtctgtctgctcctcctccagagtaCTGCAAAAGGCTgt CctcgtccctgtctctgtccaacAAAGAGAGGTTTATTTTAAGCGGCTCCTCAGACTGCTCTGTGAAGATCTGGGCCCTGAGCATTG GGCAGTGTGTTAAGTCTATCTACACGTTCAATGCTGTGACTGCACTCTGCTTTGTCCCAGAGGAGGATGGGTGCATCATCACTGGATCAG atgGGGGGAAAGTTCAAGTCTGGAGCTGGTACACTTTTGAAAACTGCCAGTCGGTCAACGCTCACCAGGAAGCCGTTTCCTCTGTCCAG TCTCAAGGTCCACTGGTGTTCAGTGGCTCGGCTGAGGGAGGAGTTTCTGTGTGGGAGAACCGGTGTTCAGATCGAGACCCTCTGAGGCTGCTGCACCATTGGAGTGGCCGGGTGGCAGGCAGCGGAGGGGGGCTGGGTGGGCGTCTGATACTCAGCCCACGGGGGGACAGAGTTTTTCTGGCTCATGGTCAAGCCTGGATCAAGATTCTGAACTGGAGGACTG GAACGATGTCCAGattgaccaatcacagcagtGTCACCGGGGTAACAGATTGTGCTCACCAGACAGGAGGCCTCCTAATTGGCTCCTGCTATGATCTGCTAAATGGAGAGAGCTCGTTAAATT tATTCTCTCTGCCTCAGTGTCAGTacctggtctctctgacctggCCTGATGCTCCCAGAATCCTCTGCCTTGCTTCATGGACCACAGGGAGCGGAGATCACCGGTGGGTCACCGGAGGTCGCAACCTGATCGTGTGGGAGCAGCTCCCGGGTTCCAGGAAGCAGAG AGGCGATGTCACAGTGAAGAGAGACAGTCGATTGGAGTCCTGCTTATTGGAGTCCGAGGGGGActcagatgatgaagaggactcTGATG ATTGTGTGGACGACGACAGCGGCGAGGGAAGAGACCGCCAAGGTGACGGTGCAGGGGACGGAACGGCCGCCTCATGGTTGCGCTGCGTTCTCCAGTGA